Proteins encoded within one genomic window of Platichthys flesus chromosome 13, fPlaFle2.1, whole genome shotgun sequence:
- the LOC133967005 gene encoding bone morphogenetic protein receptor type-2-like isoform X2: MAAPVALCVCVLLLLPAATALQSEDIECAFTDNLQGAGPHNGPTNELRGVVRENGTILCSRGSRCYGLWEKQADSEMHLVNQGCWAGDQQECHGERCLVTTGSYRFCCCSRALCNANFTEAPPTAAPPALRLMKSGDRQTDQLTPEETALVALVTVAIAAILIMALFLGYRMMRGRQKQALDALDALEAVNTESVDLDNLKLLQLIGRGRYGVVFRGSLNERCVAVKVFSSTNRQNFANECSIYCLPLLQQHDNISRFLTADERTTADGHSEFLIVMEYYPHGCLSHFLSVHTVDWLTCCRMCQGVTRGLSFLHTELYRADQYKPAVAHRDVTSRNVLVRADRSCVLADFGLSMRLTGHRPCRPGDDDTVAISEVGTVRYMAPEVLGGALNLRDCESALKQVDVYALGLLYWESFRRCRDLFPGETAPEHQLAFQAELGNHPSFDEMQILVVREKHRPRFPDAWKDNSLVLRSLKETMEDCWDQDAEARLTAQCAEERLTELTLLSAHTAVHNNRNLSPRVGSASSHIEDLQVGVVKNLQGDPHLPSVVKATTSGAEERNRKLINYERQKSQARLSSLDAPPSLMPATVPESELRRGTVYVCLQLTEEDLDATKLDPRKVDKNLRETSDENLMEHSQKRFSSHPQITNLLSAAPQTNQVNNSVSTHHGERGGVDAPPSSSIQPLPKQQNLPKRPTSLHLLPKTMETLSASSRRKLEKLKSNHRQVEMGVAKMNTVPVAAAAEPHLVTTVTNTTSGGVGNQVQSITLAASRHSGGVPSLVTNSMVPRGRTNPAGPRLEDEDSVEEGTITREDSHLNLLNFSPDEDEPLLRRGQPPDRSRDLPHQSRASGRGSNSNNNNNRTVVGAEVKIQDPEVPAERMKGSEVVQVRDLISPKPEQINGTPATQAQDPALSNVLGLETQTEAEDPASDPGAPESQDLETTAPNEASDPEPTSIDQVEQTRTSRPERPCSLDLSFPSSDDVSLTENVSASGEKIKRRVKTPYTLKRWRPASWVVTTDTAVDPDFGFDSDGVNVRTHLSPGRARRVPKLSQSRSSMAVFWVGCGATSDPDGMSSF, encoded by the exons ATGGCCGCTCCAGTtgcattgtgtgtatgtgtcctgctgctgcttcctgctgcgACCG ctcttcagtcTGAGGACATCGAGTGTGCCTTCACCGACAacctgcagggggcggggcctcaCAACGGACCAACCAATGAGCTGCGAGGAGTGGTACGAGAGAACGGCACAATCCTCTGCAGCCGCGGCTCCCGCTGCTATGGATTGTGGGAAAAACAAGCAGACAGTGAAATGCACCTGGTGAATcaag gttgttgGGCCGGTGACCAGCAGGAGTGTCATGGTGAGCGTTGCCTGGTAACGACCGGCAGCTAccggttctgctgctgcagccgcgCCCTGTGCAACGCCAACTTCACAGAGGCCCCGCCCACTGctgccccccccgccctgagACTGATGAAGAgtggtgacagacagacag ATCAGCTGACGCCAGAGGAGACAGCGCTTGTCGCTCTGGTAACCGTTGCCATAGCAGCCATTCTCATCATGGCACTGTTCCTGGGATACCGGATGATGAgag ggaGACAGAAGCAGGCTCTGGACGCTCTGGACGCTCTGGAGGCCGTGAACACTGAGTCTGTCGATCTGGACAATCTGAAACTGCTGCAG CTGATTGGTCGAGGTCGTTACGGCGTGGTGTTTCGTGGCAGTCTTAACGAGCGCTGCGTGGCCGTCAAAGTCTTCAGCTCGACGAACCGGCAGAACTTTGCTAACGAGTGCTCGATCTACtgcctccctctgctgcagcagcatgacAACATCAGCCGCTTCCTGACGGCTGATGAGAGGACGACGGCTGACGGACACTCGGAGTTCCTGATCGTCATGGAGTACTATCCACAT ggctgtctgtctcacttcctgtccgtCCACACAGTGGATTGGTTGACGTGCTGCCGGATGTGTCAGGGTGTGACCAGAGGTTTGTCCTTCCTGCACACTGAGCTCTACAGAGCAG ACCAGTACAAACCGGCTGTGGCTCACAGAGACGTCACCAGCAGGAACGTTCTGGTCCGAGCAGACCGGTCCTGCGTCCTCGCCGACTTCGGGCTGTCCATGAGGCTGACGGGACACCGGCCCTGTCGCCCCGGAGACGATGACACAGTGGCAATATCTGAG GTGGGGACGGTGCGGTACATGGCGCCGGAGGTTCTGGGCGGAGCGCTGAACCTCAGGGACTGTGAGTCGGCTCTGAAGCAGGTGGACGTTTATGCTCTGGGCCTTCTTTACTGGGAGAGCTTCAGAAGATGCAGGGACCTGTTCCCAg gtgaaaCCGCACCAGAGCACCAGCTGGCGTTTCAGGCTGAGCTCGGGAATCATCCGAGCTTCGACGAGATGCAGATCCTCGTCGTCCGAGAGAAACACAGGCCGAGGTTCCCTGACGCCTGGAAGGACAACAGCCTG gTGTTGCGCTCACTAAAGGAGACGATGGAGGACTGCTGGGATCAAGATGCTGAAGCTCGACTCACGGCTCAGTGTGCAGAGGAGAGACTGACTGAACTCACACTACTGAGtgcacacactgcagtacacaacaacag gAATCTGTCTCCTCGGGTTGGCTCCGCCTCTTCCCACATTGAGGACCTGCAGGTGGGCGTGGTCAAAAATCTCCAGGGAGACCCACACCTTCCATCTGTTGTCAAGGCAACGACGAGTGGAGCAGAAGAAAGGAACCGAAAATTAATAAACTACGAACGACAGAAG agtcAAGCTCGCTTGTCCTCTTTGGACGCCCCCCCCAGCCTGATGCCTGCCACCGTCCCTGAATCTGAACTGAGGC GTGGCACTGTTTACGTCTGCCTGCAACTGACAGAAGAAGACCTGGACGCCACCAAGCTGGACCCCAGAAAG GTCGATAAGAACCTGAGGGAAACCTCTGATGAGAACTTAATGGAACATTCACAGAAGCGGTTCAGTTCACATCCACAAATCACCAATCTGCTGTCAGCGGCTCCACAGACCAACCAG GTGAACAACTCTGTGTCGACTCATCACGGTGAGCGGGGGGGTGTCGAtgctcctccgtcctcctccatcCAGCCCCTCCCCAAACAGCAGAACTTGCCCAAGAGACCCACAAGCCTCCACCTTCTCCCCAAAACCATGGAGACACTGTCGGCCTCTTCTCGGCGGAAGTTGGAGAAGCTCAAGTCGAACCACAGACAG gtGGAGATGGGCGTGGCTAAGATGAACACTGTTCCAGTTGCCGCAGCCGCAGAGCCCCACTTGGTCACCACGGTAACCAACACCACCAGTGGCGGCGTTGGGAATCAGGTCCAGTCCATAACGCTGGCTGCCAGCAGACACAGCGGGGGGGTCCCCAGCCTGGTGACGAACAGCATGGTCCCCAGAGGTCGAACCAACCCGGCAGGACCACGgctggaggacgaggacagCGTGGAGGAGGGGACAATCACACGAGAGGACAGTCATCTGAATCTACTCAACTTCAGTCCTGACGAAGACGAGCCACTGCTGAGGAGAGGACAACCTCCGGACAGGAGCCGAGACCTTCCTCATCAGTCACGAGCCTCAGGACGAGGatccaactccaacaacaacaacaacaggacggtggtgggagcagaggtCAAGATCCAGGATCCAGAGGTTCCAGCTGAGAGGATGAAGGGTTCAGAGGTCGTTCAGGTCAGAGACCTCATCAGTCCCAAGCCTGAGCAGATTAATGGAACTCCAGCTACACAAGCTCAAGATCCAGCCCTCTCAAACGTCTTAGGTTTAGAAACCCAAACCGAAGCTGAGGATCCAGCCTCAGATCCAGGAGCTCCAGAATCTCAAGATTTAGAAACCACTGCTCCTAATGAAGCCTCAGATCCAGAACCTACATCCATAGATCAGGTGGAACAGACCAGAACCAGCAGACCTGAGCGTCCCTGTTCTCTGGACCTGTCCTTCCCATCTTCAG ACGATGTCTCTCTGACAGAGAACGTGAGCGCTTCAGGAGAGAAGATCAAACGTCGTGTGAAGACGCCTTACACTCTGAAAAGATGGCGTCCAGCCTCGTGGGTTGTTACCACGGATACAGCTGTCGACCCAGACTTTGGGTTCGATTCCGACGGCGTCAACGTCCGAACTCACCTGTCTCCTGGTAGAGCCAGAAGGGTCCCGAAGCTCAGCCAGTCCAGATCCAGCATGGCTGTGTTCTGGGTTGGATGTGGagcgacctctgaccccgacGGGATGAGCAGCTTCTAA
- the LOC133967005 gene encoding bone morphogenetic protein receptor type-2-like isoform X1, protein MSTSVCPYLSHNICLSTSVCLHLSVHICPHLSVHICLSTSVCPHHSCPHLSVHICLSISVCPHLSVHITHVHICLSTSVCPHHSCPHLSVHICLSISVCPHLSVHITHVHICLSTSVCPHHSCPHLSVHICLSTSVCPHLSVYICLSTSVSRHLSVHICLSTSVCLHLSTSLMSTSVSRHVLVHISDTFRSCCESRCLLGVNVLRGQVRSDLSPSGCWAGDQQECHGERCLVTTGSYRFCCCSRALCNANFTEAPPTAAPPALRLMKSGDRQTDQLTPEETALVALVTVAIAAILIMALFLGYRMMRGRQKQALDALDALEAVNTESVDLDNLKLLQLIGRGRYGVVFRGSLNERCVAVKVFSSTNRQNFANECSIYCLPLLQQHDNISRFLTADERTTADGHSEFLIVMEYYPHGCLSHFLSVHTVDWLTCCRMCQGVTRGLSFLHTELYRADQYKPAVAHRDVTSRNVLVRADRSCVLADFGLSMRLTGHRPCRPGDDDTVAISEVGTVRYMAPEVLGGALNLRDCESALKQVDVYALGLLYWESFRRCRDLFPGETAPEHQLAFQAELGNHPSFDEMQILVVREKHRPRFPDAWKDNSLVLRSLKETMEDCWDQDAEARLTAQCAEERLTELTLLSAHTAVHNNRNLSPRVGSASSHIEDLQVGVVKNLQGDPHLPSVVKATTSGAEERNRKLINYERQKSQARLSSLDAPPSLMPATVPESELRRGTVYVCLQLTEEDLDATKLDPRKVDKNLRETSDENLMEHSQKRFSSHPQITNLLSAAPQTNQVNNSVSTHHGERGGVDAPPSSSIQPLPKQQNLPKRPTSLHLLPKTMETLSASSRRKLEKLKSNHRQVEMGVAKMNTVPVAAAAEPHLVTTVTNTTSGGVGNQVQSITLAASRHSGGVPSLVTNSMVPRGRTNPAGPRLEDEDSVEEGTITREDSHLNLLNFSPDEDEPLLRRGQPPDRSRDLPHQSRASGRGSNSNNNNNRTVVGAEVKIQDPEVPAERMKGSEVVQVRDLISPKPEQINGTPATQAQDPALSNVLGLETQTEAEDPASDPGAPESQDLETTAPNEASDPEPTSIDQVEQTRTSRPERPCSLDLSFPSSDDVSLTENVSASGEKIKRRVKTPYTLKRWRPASWVVTTDTAVDPDFGFDSDGVNVRTHLSPGRARRVPKLSQSRSSMAVFWVGCGATSDPDGMSSF, encoded by the exons AtgtccacatctgtctgtccatatCTGTCTCACAACATCTGTTtgtccacatctgtctgtctacatctgtctgtccacatctgtccacatctgtctgtccacatctgtctgtccacatctgtctgtccacatCACTCAtgtccacatctgtctgtccatatCTGTCTCTCGATATCTGTCtgtccacatctgtctgtccacatCACTCAtgtccacatctgtctgtccacatctgtctgtccacatCACTCAtgtccacatctgtctgtccatatCTGTCTCTCGATATCTGTCtgtccacatctgtctgtccacatCACTCAtgtccacatctgtctgtccacatctgtctgtccacatCACTCAtgtccacatctgtctgtccatatCTGTCTCTCGACATCTGTTtgtccacatctgtctgtctacaTCTGTTTGTCCACATCTGTCTCTCGacatctgtctgtccacatctgtctgtctacaTCTGTCTGTCTACATCTGTCCACATCACTCATGTCCACATCTGTCTCTCGACATGTGCTTGTCCACATCTCTGACACCTTCAGGTCGTGTTGTGAGTCCAGATGTTTATTGGGAGTGAATGTCCTCCGGGGTCAAGTGAGGTCAGATTTgtctccttcaggttgttgGGCCGGTGACCAGCAGGAGTGTCATGGTGAGCGTTGCCTGGTAACGACCGGCAGCTAccggttctgctgctgcagccgcgCCCTGTGCAACGCCAACTTCACAGAGGCCCCGCCCACTGctgccccccccgccctgagACTGATGAAGAgtggtgacagacagacag ATCAGCTGACGCCAGAGGAGACAGCGCTTGTCGCTCTGGTAACCGTTGCCATAGCAGCCATTCTCATCATGGCACTGTTCCTGGGATACCGGATGATGAgag ggaGACAGAAGCAGGCTCTGGACGCTCTGGACGCTCTGGAGGCCGTGAACACTGAGTCTGTCGATCTGGACAATCTGAAACTGCTGCAG CTGATTGGTCGAGGTCGTTACGGCGTGGTGTTTCGTGGCAGTCTTAACGAGCGCTGCGTGGCCGTCAAAGTCTTCAGCTCGACGAACCGGCAGAACTTTGCTAACGAGTGCTCGATCTACtgcctccctctgctgcagcagcatgacAACATCAGCCGCTTCCTGACGGCTGATGAGAGGACGACGGCTGACGGACACTCGGAGTTCCTGATCGTCATGGAGTACTATCCACAT ggctgtctgtctcacttcctgtccgtCCACACAGTGGATTGGTTGACGTGCTGCCGGATGTGTCAGGGTGTGACCAGAGGTTTGTCCTTCCTGCACACTGAGCTCTACAGAGCAG ACCAGTACAAACCGGCTGTGGCTCACAGAGACGTCACCAGCAGGAACGTTCTGGTCCGAGCAGACCGGTCCTGCGTCCTCGCCGACTTCGGGCTGTCCATGAGGCTGACGGGACACCGGCCCTGTCGCCCCGGAGACGATGACACAGTGGCAATATCTGAG GTGGGGACGGTGCGGTACATGGCGCCGGAGGTTCTGGGCGGAGCGCTGAACCTCAGGGACTGTGAGTCGGCTCTGAAGCAGGTGGACGTTTATGCTCTGGGCCTTCTTTACTGGGAGAGCTTCAGAAGATGCAGGGACCTGTTCCCAg gtgaaaCCGCACCAGAGCACCAGCTGGCGTTTCAGGCTGAGCTCGGGAATCATCCGAGCTTCGACGAGATGCAGATCCTCGTCGTCCGAGAGAAACACAGGCCGAGGTTCCCTGACGCCTGGAAGGACAACAGCCTG gTGTTGCGCTCACTAAAGGAGACGATGGAGGACTGCTGGGATCAAGATGCTGAAGCTCGACTCACGGCTCAGTGTGCAGAGGAGAGACTGACTGAACTCACACTACTGAGtgcacacactgcagtacacaacaacag gAATCTGTCTCCTCGGGTTGGCTCCGCCTCTTCCCACATTGAGGACCTGCAGGTGGGCGTGGTCAAAAATCTCCAGGGAGACCCACACCTTCCATCTGTTGTCAAGGCAACGACGAGTGGAGCAGAAGAAAGGAACCGAAAATTAATAAACTACGAACGACAGAAG agtcAAGCTCGCTTGTCCTCTTTGGACGCCCCCCCCAGCCTGATGCCTGCCACCGTCCCTGAATCTGAACTGAGGC GTGGCACTGTTTACGTCTGCCTGCAACTGACAGAAGAAGACCTGGACGCCACCAAGCTGGACCCCAGAAAG GTCGATAAGAACCTGAGGGAAACCTCTGATGAGAACTTAATGGAACATTCACAGAAGCGGTTCAGTTCACATCCACAAATCACCAATCTGCTGTCAGCGGCTCCACAGACCAACCAG GTGAACAACTCTGTGTCGACTCATCACGGTGAGCGGGGGGGTGTCGAtgctcctccgtcctcctccatcCAGCCCCTCCCCAAACAGCAGAACTTGCCCAAGAGACCCACAAGCCTCCACCTTCTCCCCAAAACCATGGAGACACTGTCGGCCTCTTCTCGGCGGAAGTTGGAGAAGCTCAAGTCGAACCACAGACAG gtGGAGATGGGCGTGGCTAAGATGAACACTGTTCCAGTTGCCGCAGCCGCAGAGCCCCACTTGGTCACCACGGTAACCAACACCACCAGTGGCGGCGTTGGGAATCAGGTCCAGTCCATAACGCTGGCTGCCAGCAGACACAGCGGGGGGGTCCCCAGCCTGGTGACGAACAGCATGGTCCCCAGAGGTCGAACCAACCCGGCAGGACCACGgctggaggacgaggacagCGTGGAGGAGGGGACAATCACACGAGAGGACAGTCATCTGAATCTACTCAACTTCAGTCCTGACGAAGACGAGCCACTGCTGAGGAGAGGACAACCTCCGGACAGGAGCCGAGACCTTCCTCATCAGTCACGAGCCTCAGGACGAGGatccaactccaacaacaacaacaacaggacggtggtgggagcagaggtCAAGATCCAGGATCCAGAGGTTCCAGCTGAGAGGATGAAGGGTTCAGAGGTCGTTCAGGTCAGAGACCTCATCAGTCCCAAGCCTGAGCAGATTAATGGAACTCCAGCTACACAAGCTCAAGATCCAGCCCTCTCAAACGTCTTAGGTTTAGAAACCCAAACCGAAGCTGAGGATCCAGCCTCAGATCCAGGAGCTCCAGAATCTCAAGATTTAGAAACCACTGCTCCTAATGAAGCCTCAGATCCAGAACCTACATCCATAGATCAGGTGGAACAGACCAGAACCAGCAGACCTGAGCGTCCCTGTTCTCTGGACCTGTCCTTCCCATCTTCAG ACGATGTCTCTCTGACAGAGAACGTGAGCGCTTCAGGAGAGAAGATCAAACGTCGTGTGAAGACGCCTTACACTCTGAAAAGATGGCGTCCAGCCTCGTGGGTTGTTACCACGGATACAGCTGTCGACCCAGACTTTGGGTTCGATTCCGACGGCGTCAACGTCCGAACTCACCTGTCTCCTGGTAGAGCCAGAAGGGTCCCGAAGCTCAGCCAGTCCAGATCCAGCATGGCTGTGTTCTGGGTTGGATGTGGagcgacctctgaccccgacGGGATGAGCAGCTTCTAA